A window from Chrysemys picta bellii isolate R12L10 chromosome 20, ASM1138683v2, whole genome shotgun sequence encodes these proteins:
- the HAPLN2 gene encoding hyaluronan and proteoglycan link protein 2, whose translation MHPLLLLASLCLSSLPAALTIYQKATGGPAPTPRLQYLLEPLHEVVHAQRGATVTLPCVLRARPPHYKVKWSKVEPAELPENIILVTNGLQHKTYGQLGGRARLRRGHRNDASLTIAGVTLEDEGRYRCQLVNGLEDESLSLTLTLDGVVFPYQTSQGRYRFNYFEAKQACEEQDSRLATYQQLYKAWTEGLDWCNAGWILDGTVHYPIINPREPCGGRLLLPGVRTYGAKDKQKDRFDAFCFTSPVRGQVYFIQGHLSFKEAGQACRNQGATIANVGQLYSAWKFSQLDRCDGGWLADGSVRYPITTPRTHCGGLPDPGVRSFGFPNKELQTYGTYCFSVK comes from the exons ATgcacccgctgctgctgctggcttcacTCTGCCTCtcttctctgccagctgctttaACTATTTACCAGAAGGCAACTGGGGGTCCAG cccccaccccgcgcCTGCAGTACCTGCTGGAGCCCCTCCACGAGGTGGTGCACGCCCAGCGCGGCGCCACGGTCACCCTGCCCTGCGTCCTGCGGGCGCGGCCCCCCCACTACAAGGTGAAATGGAGCAAGGTGGAGCCGGCCGAGCTGCCGGAGAACATCATCCTGGTCACCAACGGGCTCCAGCACAAGACCTACGGGCAGCTGGGCGGGCGGGCCCGGCTGAGGCGCGGCCACCGCAACGACGCCTCCCTCACCATCGCCGGGGTGACGCTGGAGGACGAGGGGCGCTACCGCTGCCAGCTGGTCAACGGGCTGGAGGATGAGAGCCTGTCGCTGACGCTGACGCTGGACG GTGTCGTCTTCCCCTACCAGACCAGCCAGGGGCGCTACAGATTCAACTACTTTGAGGCTAAGCAAGCCTGTGAAGAGCAGGACTCCAGGCTGGCCACTTACCAGCAGCTCTACAAAG CGTGGACCGAAGGGCTGGACTGGTGTAATGCAGGCTGGATTCTCGACGGGACCGTCCACTACCCCATTATTAACCCCCGAGAGCCCTGCGGGGGGCGGCTTCTCCTCCCGGGAGTTCGGACCTACGGGGCCAAGGACAAGCAGAAGGACCGGTTCGATGCGTTCTGCTTCACCTCTCCTGTGAGGG gccAGGTCTATTTCATCCAGGGCCACCTGAGCTtcaaagaggcagggcaggcttGCCGCAACCAAGGGGCCACCATCGCCAACGTCGGGCAGCTGTACTCCGCCTGGAAATTCTCCCAGCTGGACCGTTGCGACGGGGGCTGGCTGGCGGACGGCAGCGTCCGCTACCCCATCACCACCCCTCGCACCCACTGCGGGGGCCTTCCGGACCCCGGCGTCCGGAGCTTCGGCTTCCCCAACAAGGAGCTTCAGACATACGGGACCTACTGCTTCTCGGTGAAATAG